The window AGGCCTGACGCTGCGGGCGGTCCGCAAGAAGGACAGCTCCGGACCGTGGGTGCCGTCCATGCTCGGGTCCTATGTGGAGCGTTCGCTGGAGCGGGTCCTCGGTGGCAGCCGCGCGGTCGTGGTCGAGCCGGACCCGATCGGCGACGGTCCTTCCGACCGCAGGGCGCAGACCCAACTCGCCGCAAGCCGTTCCGTCGGCGGGCCGGTGACGGTGCGGTACCGGCCCGACGGCAAGCCGGAACTGGACGGCGCCGCGATCACGGCCGCGCACGGGGCGGGCCTGAGCCTCGTGGTGACCGGGTCGGGCCGACTGGGCTGCGACGTCGAGGCGGTGGTGGAGCGCACGGAGCAGGACTGGGCCGGGCTGCTCGGCGACGGCCTCAGCCGGGTCCGCGACCTGGTGATGACCGAGGCAGGCGAGGACGCCGACGTGGCGAGCACTCGGGTGTGGACGGCGCTGGAGTGCCTGCGCAAGACCGGCACGACGACGCGGGACCTCACCGTCGACCGGGTCGAGTCCGATGGCTGGATCGTGCTCGCCGCGGGCGACGCGAAGATCGCGACCTGGGTGACCACGGTCAACGACCTGCCCACCCCGGTGGCGTTCGCGGTCCTATCCGGAGAGGAGTGACGGGAAGCCATGGCTGGGTACTACGAGCTCAGGCATCGAGTCGGCTTCGAGGAGACGAACTTCGTCGGCAACGTGTACTACGTCAACTATCTTCGTTGGCAGGGACACTGCCGGGAGAACTTCCTCACCGAGGAGGCGCCCGGTGTGCTGGCCGAGATCATGGACGACGACCTGAAGTTGTTCACCCTCATGGCTGAGGCCGAGTTCTTCGCCGAGATCACCGCGTTCGACGAGCTGTCGGTGCGGATGCGGCTCGACGAGCTCACCCAGACCCAGATCCTGTTCAGCTTCGACTACGTCCACCTCAAGGACGGCAAGGAAAGCCTCGTGGCCAAGGGCAAGCAGCGGATCGCGTGCATGCGCGGCCCGAACAACGACACGGTGCCCACCCGGGTACCTGCCGAACTGCGCGAGGCCCTGGCCCCGTACGCCGTCGCCCAACCCCAACGCAAACCCACCCCCGCCTAACCCCCACCGAAAGGCGCGTTCGGGCCCCGCCCGAACGCGCCTTTCGCCATGCCCACCCCACACCGCGAGTCGCCCCTCCAGGCAAACAAGTCGCCCCTTCCAGCAAACGAGTTCCCCCTTCCTGCAAGCGAGTTCCCCCTCCAGGCAAACGAGTTCCCCCGTCACGCAAGCGAATCGCCCCTGCAACCAAGCGAGTCGCCCCGCTCGGGCTCGTGAATGTCGAATTCACTTGCCGGGCGGGGCGACTCGTTTGCCTGGAGGGGCGACTCGCGATGTGGGGGTTAGGCGGCTAGGGGGGTGGGGTGGGCTTGGGGGTGGAACAGGTGGGTGAACCAGGTGAGGAGTTCGGGTGGGCCGGTGAGGGTGAGCGGGGACTGCAGGGTGGGGCCCGCGGCGATCACGGCGTCGGCGTCGGAGGTCGGGCCCGGGTACAGGGCCAGGTCGCCGTGGTCGATGTGGGCGTGCACGACGACGCCCGCGGCGTGCACCTCGAAGCACACCTGGACGTCGAGTGCGTCGGCCTGGAAGGCCGATCGCAGCATCGCCATCACCGAGTCCTCGGTCATGAAGTCCTCCGGACCGGCATCAGATCGAGGAGCGCTGCGGCGCGTC is drawn from Actinokineospora alba and contains these coding sequences:
- a CDS encoding acyl-CoA thioesterase — its product is MAGYYELRHRVGFEETNFVGNVYYVNYLRWQGHCRENFLTEEAPGVLAEIMDDDLKLFTLMAEAEFFAEITAFDELSVRMRLDELTQTQILFSFDYVHLKDGKESLVAKGKQRIACMRGPNNDTVPTRVPAELREALAPYAVAQPQRKPTPA